One window of Phalacrocorax carbo chromosome 1, bPhaCar2.1, whole genome shotgun sequence genomic DNA carries:
- the LOC135313233 gene encoding uncharacterized protein LOC135313233, which translates to MRQNVPERMSDENTTGEQTRPMLPTQGSGVGSVAAPAPTPDPAAPGARSAPPRSAPAAAPQPSGTGSRAAVAASLLSGAVILALSASFAVCCWRDRARRNRGGQQHRRKVRGGWKCDSSTSERRRNAFGRLKHYHRRDYHLSTLSSSVFPGAFAGCNNLAFQRNPENLPKLPLQSWHPKAQVLPQLVLQPSTPPITTQLSQPPRNVLLPTMPCCADLPGDLLPLYYRSYEEHKVFNKVGRPI; encoded by the exons ATGCGACAAAATGTACCTGAGAGAATGTCTGATGAAAACACAACAGGGGAACAAACACGACCAAT GTTACCCACACAGGGGAGCGGGGTCGGGAGCGTTGCGGCCCCCGCCCCGACCCCCGACCCCGCTGCCCCCGGTGCCCGCTCAGCGCCGCCCCGCTCTgcccccgcagccgccccgcaGCCCTCGGGCACGGGCTCCCGCGCTGCCGTGGCCGCCTCGCTGCTGAGCGGAGCCGTCATCCTGGCCCTCTCCGCCTCCTTCGCCGTCTGCTGCTGGCGGGACAGGGCGAGGAGGAACCGCGGCGG gcagcagcataGGAGGAAAGTCAGAGGAGGATGGAAATGTGACTCCTCCACCTCAGAGAGGAGAAGGAATGCTTTTGGGAGACTGAAACACTACCACCGGCGTGATTACCACCTCTCTACCCTCTCCAGCTCTGTGTTCCCAGGGGCGTTTGCAGGCTGCAATAACCTGGCTTTCCAAAG GAACCCAGAAAATCTGCCAAAGCTgcccctgcagagctggcacCCCAAAGCGCAGGTCTTGCCCCAGCTGGTGTTGCAGCCCAGCACACCACCCATCACCACCCAGCTCAGCCAGCCGCCCCGCAACGTACTGCTGCCCACCATGCCTTGCTGCGCTGACCTCCCTGGGGACCTGCTCCCCCTCTACTACAGAAGCTATGAGGAACATAAGGTCTTCAACAAGGTCGGGAGGCCAATTTGA